In a genomic window of uncultured Flavobacterium sp.:
- a CDS encoding type IX secretion system membrane protein PorP/SprF codes for MRTKLFFFVIMFVTIAGYGQQDAQYTQYMYNTININPAYAGSRGALSIFALHRDQWVGLDGAPKTNTVSVNTPINNSNIGIGLSLVNDKIGPTNENQISADISYTIPTSETWKLSFGIKATADIFNIDIDKLNPETAGDPQFQNFNSDFSPNIGAGVYWHSDNAYIGLSVPNFIETNRYDDNDVAIYKDKINYYLMAGYVFDLSYDLKFKPAVLTKMVEGAPLQVDVSANFMFFDKFTVGVAYRWSAALSAMVGFQITDGLYVGYGYDNETTNLRNYNSGSHEIFLRYEIFKNNGKMTTPRFF; via the coding sequence ATGAGAACAAAATTATTTTTCTTCGTCATTATGTTTGTTACAATTGCAGGATATGGGCAGCAAGATGCACAATATACGCAGTATATGTACAACACAATAAATATAAATCCTGCTTATGCAGGTTCTCGTGGCGCTTTAAGTATTTTTGCTTTGCACCGCGACCAATGGGTAGGACTTGATGGAGCTCCGAAAACTAATACTGTTTCCGTAAATACTCCAATCAATAATAGCAATATAGGAATCGGACTTTCGCTGGTAAATGACAAAATTGGTCCAACAAACGAAAACCAAATCTCTGCAGATATATCCTATACAATACCAACTTCTGAGACCTGGAAACTCTCTTTTGGTATAAAAGCTACAGCTGATATTTTTAATATTGATATCGATAAACTAAATCCTGAAACTGCCGGAGATCCACAATTTCAAAACTTCAATAGTGATTTTTCTCCTAATATTGGTGCCGGAGTTTATTGGCACTCAGATAATGCATACATCGGATTATCAGTTCCAAATTTTATAGAAACCAACCGTTACGATGATAATGATGTAGCAATTTATAAAGACAAAATAAACTATTATTTAATGGCCGGATATGTTTTTGATCTCTCTTATGATTTAAAATTTAAACCTGCCGTATTAACAAAAATGGTCGAAGGTGCTCCTCTTCAAGTAGATGTATCAGCAAACTTTATGTTTTTTGACAAATTTACAGTTGGAGTAGCCTATAGATGGAGTGCTGCCTTAAGTGCTATGGTAGGATTTCAAATTACAGATGGTCTATATGTTGGATATGGATACGACAACGAAACTACCAATTTAAGAAACTACAATTCAGGTTCGCATGAAATCTTCCTGCGCTATGAAATCTTCAAAAACAATGGTAAAATGACAACTCCTCGTTTCTTTTAA